CGTCCATCAGTTTCTTCGCGCAGTCCCCCATGTCCCAATACTTCATCGACAAATCCGCCTGCCGCCAGCTGACGCCGTTTCCGGGCGTGGAAATGTACGCGTCCACTGGCGAAACGATGACCGTCTCGCTCGTGGAAATGGCGCCGGGGGCGATCATCCCAGTGCATCAGCATCCGCATGAGCAAGTGGGCATGATTATTTCCGGTTCGGCGGAGTTCACCATCGGCGGCGAAATCAAACGCGTCGGTCCCGGCGATCGCTATCAGATTCCCGGAAATGTCCCACACGCCATCACGGCCCTTGATGAACGGGTCAGCGCGCTCGACGTGTTCTATCCGATTCGCGAGGAGTACCAGTAGTCCGGGGACGACTTGCCGCGCGCGGCACCAAACCAAGTGAAATCTCGGTCCCAAGTCGATTGCCAGCGCGCTCCTTTGCCTGTAGTTTAACGTAGTTACACGCTTCGCCTATGCTGCCTGTTTCCAGGGAGACCTCCCATGTCGGACATCGACGGCCTCATCAATCGCATCGACGCCGAATTCGCCGCGCTTGATTCCCGCCGCAAGCAGATGCAGGAGGAGCGGATCGAACAATACCACGAGCGCGAACAGCGCGTCGAAAAGTTCGAACAGCTCTTGAATCAGTTGCGGGACGTCTGGCGTCCGAGGCTCGAGGCGCTGGCCAAACGCTTTGGCGATCACGTCAAGGTGTCGCCGGCCGTCTCGCCAGGTCATCGCCAGGCGACGTTTCAGTTTCAATCGCCGTTGGCGCGGATCAATCTGCGGTTCTCGGCCGCGCCGGACGCCGAGGTCAAGAAAATCCAATTGAATTACGACCTGGAAATCTTGCCGATCCTGATGCAATTCGATAAACACGCGGAGATTTCTTTCCCGCTCGACCAAGTCGACGCCGCCGCGATGACGCAATGGCTGGACGATCGCATCCTGTCCTTCGTGAAGACCTATCTCGCGTTGCATGAGAACGAGTACTACCTGAAAGACTTCATGGTCGAGGACCCAATCG
This genomic stretch from Planctomycetia bacterium harbors:
- a CDS encoding cupin domain-containing protein, with the translated sequence MSQYFIDKSACRQLTPFPGVEMYASTGETMTVSLVEMAPGAIIPVHQHPHEQVGMIISGSAEFTIGGEIKRVGPGDRYQIPGNVPHAITALDERVSALDVFYPIREEYQ